CTCGCTGGCTTTGCGGCCCTCGACGGTGAAGGAGATGGTGGGCACCCGAGTCGATCGGTCAGCGGTCTCCGGGCCGACGATGCGCACGCCGGGGCGGGCGCGGAGGAAGTCGAGGAGGGGGGTGGCGAGGCGCTCCTCGTGCTCGGCGAAGAGCTCGGACACCGCCGTCAGCCCCCCTTCGCCGTGCCCCAGGTCGTGGTGAGCCGCCAGCTCTTCGAAGTAGGCGAGGATCTGCGGCAGCGAGGCCGTCAGCTCGTGGTTGGCGTTGCCCGGCTCGAGCTTCGCCGGCAGCTGGTCCTCACCGTGGAAGAAGTGATTTTGTCCGCGGGCCGCCAGCAGGTGCTCCCGCTTGCCGTAGAGCACCGCCTGGTGAGGGCCGTAGGTCTTGTACAAGGAGAAACCGTAGAAGTCCACGTCCCACTCGGTGACCCGAGGCCGCCGATGGGGCGCGTAGGCGACGCCGTCGACGCACACCAGAGCACCGGCGTCGTGGGCACGCCGCGCCACCTCCGCCACGTCAACGATCTCCCCCAGGATGTTGGAGCAGTGGGTGCAGGCCACCAGCCGGGTGCGCTCGGTGAGCAACTCCTGGAGATCTTCGAGCTCCAGCCGCAACGACTCCGGCCGGAGCTTCCACTCCTTGATGCGGATCCCCGTGGCTTCCAGCTTTCGCCAGCAGCCGATATTGGCCTCGTGG
The sequence above is drawn from the Acidobacteriota bacterium genome and encodes:
- a CDS encoding aminotransferase class V-fold PLP-dependent enzyme, giving the protein MLDLNFVRRHFPTLQEGWTLFDNAGGSVPARGVIDAVAEFLTRWPVQLGASYALSQEAGTRVAAGHRAMETWIGAPEGSVILGPSTTVNMKLLAAALRPLWKEGDEVVVTNVDHEANIGCWRKLEATGIRIKEWKLRPESLRLELEDLQELLTERTRLVACTHCSNILGEIVDVAEVARRAHDAGALVCVDGVAYAPHRRPRVTEWDVDFYGFSLYKTYGPHQAVLYGKREHLLAARGQNHFFHGEDQLPAKLEPGNANHELTASLPQILAYFEELAAHHDLGHGEGGLTAVSELFAEHEERLATPLLDFLRARPGVRIVGPETADRSTRVPTISFTVEGRKASEIPPKVDEHHIAIRWGHFYAYRLIEALGLMEQDGIVRVSMVHYNTPEEVHRLVDVLDEIL